The Peromyscus eremicus chromosome 2, PerEre_H2_v1, whole genome shotgun sequence genome includes the window TAACCACCCTTTGCCCAGAATGACAGAACTAAAGGAGCCTATTTCTCAGAAGTGTTCCTGTGGCCAACTGCCCACAAATTGCAAGGTGGCTTATTGAGGGGCTCCCGTGTCAATGCCATCACTTTTGTCTTTTAGCCCATCGTACAACCAGCCATTATGACTCATTTTAAAGAATGTCCTTCTCTGCTTGGGTTTGTTTGGTAGCCCGTATCCACCAGAAGAAGTTCTGGAATCtcatactttttcttcttcttcttcaattatTGCTGCTGTACAGCACAGGGTATTTTCAGGATGTTGGTGTATGGGAGGCCTTCTAAAGCTTCCAGGAACTCAAGAACCTCGAAAGACGAACTATGACAAAAACAAATGGGAACATGTTCTTAATCACAATAGCCTCTAAAACACTCCAAGTATTCAAAATTGACACAATCTTAGGGACAAATAAAGGAAGCCCTTATGAAGAACAGAGACAGGGGAAATTCCTCAGTAAATTACACTAAAAATAGAGTTTCAATTTGTAATAAACAATGCCATCACAATATGaacaaattctcaaataattctaATTTAAATCAGGGTATACATTCCAGCTTCATAATGTAAGCGTGAAAAATTTTAGAGGTTAATATTGTTaaatgcaacagaaaagcaatttgTTAAGGctacttttcaaaataaaatgtcaattaTTTTAGTCGGAATTAAACTTTAAGCATTCCTGGGGGGAGCAAAGAGCAAGAATGTCAGCATCAGACTTGCAGGAAGAGATGACACATTTGCTGCAACCTCAACTCATAAAACGATCGAAGGGAAAGCTAGCCATCGGgtggcagaaactgcatgttgatGCTCACGCAACCCTGGAGTTCCTCTGTGCTTTGCAGGGGCCCTGGCAACTGGATTGATTCCTATGTGGCTCTGTTCTTGACCATGGCATGTGGGCAAAACCAATGCATGTTTCATTTAAGCTCCACCATTCACTGTCTTTTCATGGAGATCAAAATGCCTCAGGGATCAAATGAATGTAGATCTATGCATGAATCAGGAAGAAGCTCGAGAGGCCTCTAACCTGCACTGATCGTGGATTCACTGCAAATGAAACTTTATTCTGCTTTATTCTGGTTCCAGAGAGTTTGTGAGAATTTTGAAATCACACAGGACAAACAGAAACAGCATTCCTAAAATTTTTGTGTGCATAAAAATATCCTGGAGATGTTATTAAAGTACAATTgactggctgtggtggtttgaaaaagaaaatggcccccatagggagtggtactgttgggaggtatggctttgttggaggaagtgtgtcactgtgagggcaggctttgaggtctcctatgctcaaactaCACCCAGGGTGGAatacagttcactttctgttgcctggggatcaaaatgtagaactctcagctccttctccagcaccaagtctgcgtGCATACCACCAGCcctgatgataatagactaaacctctgaactgtaatccagccccaattaaatgttttcttttatatgagttGCCCTCGTCACAATGTCtcctcacagaaatagaaaccctaagatgcTGGGTCACCTTTTCAGAGATTTTGATTCCATAGGCTTGTAGGATTCTGTTTCAAAGGGAAACTTATAGGTGTTATTCATAATAGTCTTACCCTGATCAACAAAGCAAAGTGGGGAAAAAGGGGACTGAGGGGGGTGTCAGTATATTAGAGCCACCAGAGATGTCGTGTGGAAACATTTTGGTGCCTAGAGGCAATTTCTTCAGTGTGTAAGAACCAGACACACAGATGGAACTTGAACCATTGAATGGGGAGGAAATGTGACTGAAGATTCATTTCCAAAACAAAGCCCTATATTCCAATCATatgaatggcccccacagagtcCAGAGATCTCGTGACTGGTGTTTCTGCAGCAGGTCTGCGGTGGAAGCTGAAGTTTGGTTGAGATATCCAGGATAATGTTTCTCCTGCGTTCTGGCTCTTCATCTGCAGCACTGTGTGCTGGGGAAAAACATAAATAGCTTATGAGTACAGGAAAGGAACAAATAACACTATTTTAAAGGGATAAAGTGCATATTGATATTAATATTGATAGGAAAGAATACTCTCCAAACAAGGTATTAAACTATAGCCTGCGGGCTAAATCTGGAGCATCACCTGTTCTAGTAAATAAGGCTTTATTGGAACACAACTACACTCATTTATCTATATGGTATGTAGGGCTTCTGAAATagtgaataaaatatttattattagatCCTCACAGAAAAATTTGCTGAGCCCCACTATAAGAgctcaaagaaagaaacaaagtgaaATACATCTTTTATTGGCAAAAGGCTGTGTCTGCAAGACAGGAGACCTCTGTCTGAGTTCACAAAGTGAAAACAAACTAGAGATGTATATTCTTTGTGTATGCTTCCATATCTTTCAAGTCTTGTGCCTTGGAACATAAATTGTAAACTTGGAAAAGTGATGTTTAAGTAAACGTACGTACCCATGAAAATAACATAGCTAGGTTGTCCTGGAGTTATTTGATAATGTCTTCATTAATGATGTGTGAAGTTATTCTGCTTGATCATTCTTATTCATTATCCTTACactatgaaaattatttaaaacttttaacttTGATAAGACCTAATTGCATTTACCTATATCCTCATATTTTTAATCACATTCCCAGTGTCTTTTCCTCATGTACTTGCATTTACCTAtatctttgtatttttaatcATATCCTCAGTGTCTTTTCCTCATGTACGTTGTTATAAACTTGGAGTATTACATGTTCACAAATGTTATAATCCTGGCAAACACTGCTTGGTTTATTACTGCTTCTATAATGAAATACATAGAGTAATTTATAAACAACAAAACTGTATTGCTTAACAATAGAAAGGCTGGAAAGTCCACAATGAAAGAACCAGCtgaagcactggaattacaagctgTGTATAATAAGCTCTTGATTTGCAGGCTGTATTTGCATATTATCAGAAATTtaattgatattttctttttttcaatcttGATTTATTTATCATTGATACTGCCAAGATGGAAGGAGTTAAATATCATTTTACCTGGCACTATTTGTAGAATAGTGGGGAACATCTTGCAAAGAATTCATTTCTTTAATTCTTAAAAACtactgaaaaaaaatccaagaatggtagtgcacacttgtaatcccagcattggggaggtagaggcaggaagatcaggaatgcATGGTCCACCTCATTTGTataacaagttcaaagccagtctgggcaattgaagaccttatttcaaaaaactGAACCATAGTGCCCTACAGCCTtggcaggcaggaagacagccatGGCCTCACTTCAATGAACAGGTATGTGGTGGAgatagagaagagaaagtggagtgGTTTCTGTACTATGGAAAGAAGTGGAGCTGAAGATGTACGAGTGGTGAGGGATAGGCTGATATGAGTATCCtaggctgccacctggggccatgtgatATCCATGTCTATGCTGTCTCCAGAGGGccttgtctgggtctgtggccctactgcagaggctgtctgtgttgatgtccatggcttatGTTACCATGAGGGGTATCagagagctggccccaatggCCTGGCTCAGCAAGAGAGCTATACCCCCTCCCCTCCTGGGACACCTGGCCCCAGTGGTATGGGCACAGGAGAGCTGCCTCCAACCCTCCACAGCCTTGGAAGACTGCCTCTGCTCACCAGCTGCTGCAACTGAAGATCaggcctagcacttgggagagctggccccatccCTCACCATGTGTTCAGCAGAGCTGGCCCCAATGGCTCTGgcgcaggagagctggccctgaccctcacCTGAGGGTGATATCCATGGAGGAGCATAGACTAATCAACTCAgctacaacccaggaccacatccagggctttgagttgccCCACCCCGACACTTAACCCATCTATGACTTGCTGGAGTGCATGAAGGAACTGGTCCCGCAGAACCATAGCCTcagaatctccatgactcaggacaACAGAGTATTCGAGAGGAGTCTTAGTGAagatccagtattgatggtgaaccagaggccttgaaccacaCCAAAAacccattgcaatgaacatttgcaagtaaagctgtttgggcatgCTATGTGACCACCATAGCTCCCAAGGCCACTGTGACAGAAGATTATGAGatagagaggcaggaaagatagaGCAGCAcaagttattgtttgtttgtttgcctttcttTTGGAGGGAGGCTATAAGGGTAGAAggcagatatggaaggactggAGAATGGATGGGATTGGGGTACAAGATCTAaagttcccaaagaatcaattaaaaaaatgtttttaaaaaaaaaaaaggagccaggaAAAAAGCAGTGTTACTGGATAGTGAGAGTTGATTCTTGAATGTGGCCTGTATCCTAATTAGTATTAAATGACAACTTGTCACAGACGAGATTAATCTAAAATGAAAAGCCTAAGTGAAGTATTTATCTTTATCAGGTTGTTgtttgagcatgtctgtggggaatcAGTATACTGGGAGAAGCACCACCGTTCCTTGGGCATGTACTCCTGGGCTATATAAAACAGCTAAATAACAAGAGCAGTGATCAAGTCACCAAGTAGTGTTTCTCCATGATTTCTGCTTTGAGTTTTAAGTTTCTACccaggcttccctcagtgatggtctgtgacctggaagtatgcactaaataaactctttccttccataAAGTGATTATGGTCAgagtactttatcacagcaacagaatgaaaccagAACAGAAATTGACACCGGAAAAAGTGATGTCACTATAATGGGCCTATTCATGTGTTTTTGTTGGAGGACTGTGAGCAcgtttggaactttgggctagagaAGATGCTAAGGGCTCTGAGATTAATGAGATATTGTATTGAGAACTTGAATCATAAGAATTCTGagatttcagggctggagagatggcttagcagttaagagcactggtggcccttccagaggtcctgagttcaattaccagcaactacatggtgattaacaaccatctataataggatccaAACCCTCTCCTGGTATAGAGGTGTGCATGCAGATAGAGcaatcatatataaaataaataaattttaaaaaaactctgAGATTTCTAAGAATAAATAGACCAAGAAGGTAAAAGACCCATACAATgaaaactaaacctctgaagagATTGAAGAAGTCACTTAAAAATGGAGATATCGGCGACCTCATCTTTGTCAGTGCACAAAATGGCGCCTTACAGCCTGCTGGTGACCCGGCTGCAGAAGGCCCTGGGTGTTCGACAGTACCATGTAGCCTCTGTCCTGTGCCAACGGGCCAAGGTGGCCATGAGCCACTTTGAGACCAATGAGTACATCCGCTATGACCTGCTAGAGAAGAACATTAACACTGTCCGCAAACGATTGAACCGGCCTCTGACGCTCTCAGAGAAGATTGTATACGGACACCTGGATGACCCAGCCAACCAGGAGATTGAGCGAGGAAAGACATACCTGCGTCTCCGGCCTGCCCGGGTGGCCATGCAGGATGCCACAGCCCAGATGGCCATGCTACAATTCATTAGCAGTGGGCTGCCCAAGGTGGCTGTGCCATCAACCATCCACTATGACCATCTGATTGAGGCCCAGGTTGGGGGTGAGAAAGACCTGCGCCGGGCCAAGGACATAAACCAGGAAGTGTACAATTTCCTGGCAACTGCAGGTGCCAAGTATGGCGTGGGCTTCTGGAGGCCTGGATCTGGAATCATTCATCAGATCATTCTAGAAAACTATGCATACCCTGGAGTTCTTTTGATCGGCACTGACTCCCACACCCCCAATGGTGGTGGCCTGGGAGGCATCTGCACTGGAGTAGGGGGTGCTGATGCCGTGGATGTCATGGCTGGGATCCCCTGGGAGCTTAAGTGTCCCAAGGTAATCGGTGTGAAGCTGACAGGCTCCCTCTCTGGTTGGTCCTCACCCAAAGACGTGATCCTGAAAGTGGCCGGCATCCTGACAGTGAAAGGCGGCACAGGTGCTATTGTGGAATACCACGGGCCTGGTGTTGACTCCATCTCCTGCACTGGCATGGCAACAATCTGCAACATGGGTGCAGAAATTGGGGCCACCACATCAGTGTTCCCATACAACCACAGGATGAAGAAGTACCTGAGCAAGACAGGACGAGCAGACATTGCCAGTCTAGCTGAAGAATTCAAGGATCACTTAGTGCCTGACCCCGGCTGCCAGTATGACCAACTGATTGAAATTAACCTCAATGAGCTAAAGCCGCACATCAATGGACCCTTCACCCCGGACTTGGCTCACCCCGTAGCAGAAGTGGGCACTGTGGCAGAGAAGGAAGGCTGGCCTCTGGACATCAGAGTGGGTTTGATTGGCAGCTGCACCAATTCAAGCTATGAGGACATGGGACGGTCAGCAGCTGTGGCCAAGCAGGCCCTGGCCCATGGACTCAAGTGCAAGTCCCAGTTCACCATCACACCCGGCTCTGAACAGATCCGAGCCACCATTGAGTGGGATGGTTATGCACAGATCCTGAGGGATGTGGGTGGCGTTGTTTTGGCCAATGCCTGTGGCTTTTGCATCGGCCAGTGGGACAGGAAAGACATCAAGAAGGGGGAGAAGAATACAATCGTCACCTCCTACAACAGGAACTTCACAGGCCGCAATGATGCAAATCCTGAGACCCATGCCTTCGTCACATCCCCAGAGATTGTCACAGCCCTGGCCATTGCGGGAACCCTTAAGTTCAACCCAGAAACCGACTTCTTGACAGGCAAGGATGGCAAGAAGTTCAAGCTGGAGGCTCCAGATGCAGATGAGCTTCCCCGATCGGACTTTGACCCAGGGCAGGACACCtaccagcaccccccccccaaggacAGCAGTGGGCAGCGGGTGGACGTGAGCCCTACCAGCCAGCGCCTGCAGCTCTTGGAGCCTTTTGACAAGTGGGACGGCAAAGACCTGGAGGATCTGCAAATCCTCATCAAGGTCAAAGGGCAGTGCACCACCGACCACATTTCTGCTGCTGGCCCCTGGCTCAAGTTCCGTGGACACCTGGACAACATCTCTAATAACCTGCTCATCGGTGCCATCAACATTGAAAACGGCAAGGCCAACTCCGTGCACAATGCTGTCACCCAGGAGTTTGGCCCTGTCCCTGACACTGCTCGATACTACAAAAAACATGGCATCAGGTGGGTAGTGATCGGAGATGAGAACTATGGCGAAGGTTCCAGCCGGGAACATGCAGCTCTGGAGCCTCGCCACCTTGGGGGCCGGGCCATCATCACCAAAAGCTTCGCCAGGATCCATGAGACCAATCTAAAGAAGCAGGGCTTGCTGCCCCTCACCTTCGCCGACCCCTCTGACTACAACAAGATCCATCCAGTGGACAAGCTGACCATTCAAGGCCTGAAGGACTTTGCCCCTGGCAAGCCTCTGAAATGCATCATCAAGCACCCTAATGGGACCCAGGAAACCATCCTCCTGAACCACACCTTCAACGAGACTCAGATCGAGTGGTTCCGCGCAGGCAGTGCCCTGAACAGGATGAAGGAGCTGCAGCAATAAGGAAGGGCCAGGCTGGCTGTTGTGTCCCACTCTGGACCCTGCTGGGTATCAAAAGTACAGGTCCATGTGCATCATCAGTCAGAGCTGTCTGTCCAGCGTGGCCTCCTGCTCTAAGATGGTGACCAGACCTGCTTCCTGCTCTCCCCATCCTCAGCCCAGAGTGAGCCACTGTGGAGGGCACTGAAGTTTATGTCCCAGCCCCTGCCTTCCTTTCAGCTTGGTTGTCTTCAGCAGCCCATGCAcctgtatttattttaatgacaGCACTCCCTCTAAAGAACTTTTTATCCTGCCTCATCATTTCACTGGTGGCTAAAGGATTTTAGAGAACCTTTTGttctgacaagaaaaaaaaaaaaaagatacaaatccaaaaaaaaaaaaaaggaaatatcacctatgtatatattgatacaattaatattgtgaaaatgaccattttacaAAAAACAATTTATAAACTTGAACCAATCCTAATCAAAATCCTATagtattcttcacagaaatagaaaaaatatccTAGAACCCATACAGAACTAAAAAAgacactatatagccaaggcagtcctgagcaaaaggaacaatgCTGAAGGGGTTACCATTCCAAATTTCAAGATATACTGcaaagctgtagtaataaaaaaacaGTCTGGTACTggcacaaacaaaaacatgtagtCCAATGGAACAAAGCAGAAACTCCAAACATGAGTGGATGAAAAACTACAGTCGTCTGAGATCTTACAAATTGTCAAAAACACACTGAAAAAACTACAGCATATTCAACAAATGATCCTAGGAAAATTAtatatccacatgtagaagaatgaaattagacccatatctatcaccctgcacaaaaactAACTTCAAATTGATCAAATTATTTAATGTGAaatctgaaacactgaaactgctagaaaaAAGTATAGGAAGTACTCTTCAAAACACAGTTGCAGGAAAGGGCTTTCTGACTAGGGCTTCATTTGTCCAGGAATTCAGGTCAACAAttgacctcataaaactaaaaaatttcTACATAGTAAAGAAAACATTCAGGTGAAGATGAGGCCAAAGATTGGCCTATTttgatagaaatatatatatagtaaagtATAAACTTTAATTAGCATCAGCAATGTGAAATGAGTTGCTAGACAATAGGGAATGATGATAAAAGTTTTCATTAAATATCTGGGTAGTTTGATTTTGATCACATAAATATCTCACTCAAACATAATATCATGTGACTTTTCCTGGTAAGATGCAAACAGTCATCTACTTACACCAGACAGGACATTAGCTGTATGTAGTTGGACTTTCcttggactgccagcccacaaataatcacacagagacttattattaattatgaaagcttgacctttagcttaggcttgtccccaactagctcttacagcttaattaacccttattttttaatctacatctGCCACATGACTCAGTTATCTCTCCTCTGTGCCGTATGTCTGACTTAGTCTGCATCTCTCTGGCATCTAGATTCATCCCTatgacttcctctctctgcctggaagtcctgcctgtttgctcctacctagctattggccattcagctttttattaaaccagtcacaatgacacatcttcacaatgtacaaaaagattatcctacAACAGCTATGAAGTAGAGTAATGATTCCATCAAAGCCTAATTTGGCTAACCAGCACATTTATTGGATACAGGAGTCAAAGTGAAGGGTATCTACGGGATCATGAATTACTCAAAGGCATCTGCATCACCAAAAAGGCCACCCCAGAACAGGTGATGGCTAACAAAACCGTATCTCTGGAGTTCTATGAATGACTTACCAGAAGCTTGTAAGAGTTAGAACTCTTGGTAATATGTCAAAACTCATCATTCTATAAACCACCAATATGATTCAATACCAATTTCACTCAGAATTACTTTTCATCTGGCTGAAAAATATATATGCTAATTTAATGTATGTTTCATAGAATAGGGCAAAAATTGTTGAATGCCTTCtagatgtgctgtgggatatagAAATACgtagtaggaattcagctgactgtGACAAGCTATATGTGGAAAAAACCAAGGGCCTTcgcagaggataaagccaagatTTAAgtagtcttggtgatattggcttttgaatattagccatttcctgctatgaatttcatgtgtgCTATTATAGCTTTCCCATCTGATtctaagaacttctaacagtgtgattGGTCATTCATTGAGTACAGTGTCTCCCTATACAATTAAGGTAATTGGATAACTTCCCCCGACTGTGTTGACAACAGTCACATAGGCAAGACTTCTTTTTTCCAGGCTTTTGTCTCCcctttttaacattaaaatcagGTATCTTCTTTAGCAAGTATCCAGGGCCAGGGTCACCTCCAGACAAAACCATTTTATCTGAGATTCTTCTCAAACATCTAAGGACAGATGGAGACAGACAAGCACTCCAGACCACCTGCTAgcctcctgaattaaggtaataTCCATATGGAGACAACTgccaaagacagacagatgttaggtacatagctttgtttcttgtgcaaactAAGCTTAGACCCTCCTTTCTTCCATAGCCCTAGTATCTCTAGACTTCtcctttaacaattaactcagaacaaaagggctttcacataccaggtacatcaagctaTGACACAAGCTTCCTAACTACCATGCAGACTTGCCCCACCCTACCAGAAAGCTTAGAAGCCAGAGAATTGCAgaatgtatgtgtatttaaactGGACTGAGTAGAGAGTAAAAGAACAAAGATGGAAGGAAGTTAGATAACAatgagagggcaggagaggaagggaaagagaagagctaAGTctgagaacagaattgaagctgtgtagagagattttgacttagaagaataaggtgaatggactaaagaggtcggtgtacttagattcattcggCATCCCTCAGATTAATTCTTGCCACTGGTAGCATCCTTTCCGGAACCCTGGGAAAAGGCTAtttaggggctggaccccaacagTCTTTGTTATAGATGTCACACAGTAtcattatttttgatattttattgaaagaatgttttcatacaatatattctgatcatccCCTCCCCAACTGCTCCTATaaccttcccacctccccacccacatgTAGATGGcacatcattttatattttatttctaattgttAACCTGAATGAGTTAATTAAAAATCTTGCTTGCCAATCAAAGAAACAATGTGGAGTTCAAATTATTTGCTCATGATCTCAAAGTTATTTTAATTGGAAATAGGAACTGAATGTTCATAATCACACACATGTTACAATGAACTGTTGCATGTAACTTCTATCTGTGTATACCACTTCTTTTTCCTAGTCTGCTACATACATATAGCAGTTTAAATCTTTTCAgtcctaaaagaaaataaatatcattCTGAGATATGAAACTCATCTTCATTACCCAATAGAAAAACAGATGATCCTGAAAAATGAACTAAATAGATAGAGTAAGTAACTGGTCAAGCTGGAGCAAGATCCAGGTTTCTgatgttatgttttattttgttgttattgtttttaaaccATGTCAGTTTGCCTTTCATCCCCTTGGATCTAATAAGATCAAACACAATCAAAGAATCTTAGAAAGGCCTGAATCTTTATGCTAACCATTTCTGAAGAAATATTTGTCACTTTGATTTCCCAACTGATAGGTGATTCAGTtatcttttcaattttatgaaaCAAGAAGtctgtgagaaggaaaaatagaaaaggaaagggaagaagaggagtggaaaagatggagaaagactcagaaaaaaaaaacagacagtgGCAAAGACAAATTATGTTAAATCAAAACTCTAGGGTAGTCTATGGTATCAGAATAAAATTGGACCAATATCATACACCAATTATAGCACTATTATACCAGTATTATATTTGCTCTTTTGGTACTTAGCTATTTCCAGTTCTTTATGTAGTCTGACTATTAATCCCACATCGAATGAAGAGCTggcacaggtttttgtttgtttttctcattcccaACATTGACTGTCTTTTCACTCTGCCAattgttttcctttcctgtgcaaaagggtattttttaaaattatttctttggggctttttgtttatttgtttgttaatttgcTATAATCCCATGTGTTAAATTATTGCTCTGATTTCCTGAGCTATTAAACAACTACTTAGAAAGTCGTTACCTAAGCCTCTGTCCTGAGTTGTTTCAACTCTTCTTTCCTCTAGCAGTGTTAAAGCTCCAGGGCTTGTGCTGAAGTCCTTTATTCATTTTGAGATGTAATTTTTGCCCCTTTAAATGACTATCTGAGAGACTATCCTTCTTAGTTCTTCCCCAAAAGCAGGAAGGTGTTTACCAAGAACATCTGATAAAGTTTAAACATTAGATCCtcattttaaagttcatttttgcttgttttgctgGTAGTGGTGATGGTATTTGACTCTTGGGGGTCTCGTTAAGTCTTCTCTGCAAAAAGAATGAACACAGATAAATTTTACGTTGTCATTAAATTCTCAGAGACTATGCTAAATCATTTGCATTTATTGTTTCACTTAATCCTGCAAACGACCCTCTaagatgaatattttattttaatttccatttactagatgtggtggtattatgttcaccacaatattgtgcacgctaataaacttatctggggtcagagaacaggacagccacaattttaaacatagagattaggcagtggtagcacatgcctttaatcctagcattccagaggcagaaatccctctggatctctgtgagttcaaggccacattggaaacagccaggcatggtgacacacacctttaatcccaagaagtgagcctttaatcccagggagtgatggcaaaaagcagaaagatatataaggcgtgaagactagaaactagaagcatttggctggttaagtttttaagctttgagcagcacagttcagctgagattcattctggatgaggactcagaagattccagtctgaggaaacagaatcagctgaggaattgtcagGGTGAggtatctgtggcttgttctgcttctctgatcttccagcattcaccccagtaatTGGCctcatgtttgattttattaataagaccatctaagattcctgctacaactagATGAATCTATTAGGCACTGTTGCGTTTAACTGTGACATATTCTCCTTAGAGACAAGTGTTTGAACACTGGTACTCCAGCTGGTAGCACTCTTTGAGAatgttgtggaacctttaggaaatGGAGTTTTGTTGGAAGAATTGGGTCACTGAGGGCAGACCTTGTGGCTTGATAGCTCAGCCTC containing:
- the LOC131904659 gene encoding aconitate hydratase, mitochondrial-like; translated protein: MAPYSLLVTRLQKALGVRQYHVASVLCQRAKVAMSHFETNEYIRYDLLEKNINTVRKRLNRPLTLSEKIVYGHLDDPANQEIERGKTYLRLRPARVAMQDATAQMAMLQFISSGLPKVAVPSTIHYDHLIEAQVGGEKDLRRAKDINQEVYNFLATAGAKYGVGFWRPGSGIIHQIILENYAYPGVLLIGTDSHTPNGGGLGGICTGVGGADAVDVMAGIPWELKCPKVIGVKLTGSLSGWSSPKDVILKVAGILTVKGGTGAIVEYHGPGVDSISCTGMATICNMGAEIGATTSVFPYNHRMKKYLSKTGRADIASLAEEFKDHLVPDPGCQYDQLIEINLNELKPHINGPFTPDLAHPVAEVGTVAEKEGWPLDIRVGLIGSCTNSSYEDMGRSAAVAKQALAHGLKCKSQFTITPGSEQIRATIEWDGYAQILRDVGGVVLANACGFCIGQWDRKDIKKGEKNTIVTSYNRNFTGRNDANPETHAFVTSPEIVTALAIAGTLKFNPETDFLTGKDGKKFKLEAPDADELPRSDFDPGQDTYQHPPPKDSSGQRVDVSPTSQRLQLLEPFDKWDGKDLEDLQILIKVKGQCTTDHISAAGPWLKFRGHLDNISNNLLIGAINIENGKANSVHNAVTQEFGPVPDTARYYKKHGIRWVVIGDENYGEGSSREHAALEPRHLGGRAIITKSFARIHETNLKKQGLLPLTFADPSDYNKIHPVDKLTIQGLKDFAPGKPLKCIIKHPNGTQETILLNHTFNETQIEWFRAGSALNRMKELQQ